The Streptomyces durmitorensis genome contains the following window.
CTTCCACGCGCAGTCGTTCGCGACGAGTTATCGGGCGGACGGGGAGCATGTCGGGGACACGGGGGCGGGGGCGTTCGACGAGTCGACGGAGTCCTGGTACTTCCTGTCGGGGGTGGATGTCGCCGGCGGTGGCGTTGCCGCCGGCAAGAAGGCGCGCCGGGGTGGGGGTGTTGTTCTGTTCGGTGACTCCACCACCGACGGGTTCGCCTCCTCCACCGACCTCAACCGGCGCTGGTCCGATGCGCTTGCCGAGCGGCTGGCCAAGGCGGGGGCGCCTCGGCCGGTCCTGAATGCCGGTATCGGCGGGAATCTCGTGCTCAACGACTCGGCCTGGTACGGGGAGAGGGGTACGGCTCGCTTCGGGCGGGACGCGTTGGACCTGCCGGGGGTGGGGACGGTGGTGGTCCTGGAGGGCCTGAACGACATCGGGTTCAGCGAGAGCGACACGCCTACGTATAAGCCTGCGCCGAAGGTGAGTGCTGAGGAACTCATCGCGGGGCACCGGAAGTTGATCCGGGCCGCGAAGGCGAAGGGGGTCAGGGTGGTGGGAGCTACGTTGTTGCCGCTCGGGGGGTCTGATCACTATGGGGAGCGGGCGGCGGAGGTGAGCGATGCGTTTAATTCTTGGGTGCGGAATTCTGGGGAGTACGACGCGTACGTGGACTTCGACCGGGCTCTGGCTGATCCCGCGGACGGGGAGCGGCTTGCTCCGCGGTTCGACAGTGGGGATCATCTGCACCCGAATGATGCGGGGTATCGGGCGATGGCCGAGGCTGTGGACCTCGAAGCGCTTTAGTCCCCAACCCCGCCCCTTCCCGGCTGCATCTATTGGCGGCTCCGCCGCGGGCCGCTGGCGCGGGGGCCTTGCGTGCCGTCATCACCGGCTTCGCCGAGTTCGTCCTCAAACGCCGGACGGGCTGAGGAGGACTATTCGCTCTCGGTAAAGGTGGACGCGATTTCGATGTCCGGGCCGGGACTTACGAGTTGCTCGCTTCCGTCAGTGAAGCGCACCAGGTACGGCGGGGCGCCGTCTGCTCCCAGCACTTCTGTGATCTTCCCGGATCGGCTAGTCAGGCTTGCCCGATCCTGCATGACAACTTCATCCCCGACATTCGCTGGCATGGTGCCCGCCCTTCGCTATGACATTGCTGGTGACGCACCGAACCTTTTGGTGCGATGGATGTCAATTCCCCGATTGATCACTCTTGAGCTTCTCCCAGAGGTGGGGAGCAGCAGGAGGAGTCCAGTCAGTCTGAGAAAGGTGCGGCTGGGTGACTTTATATTCATGTCCGTCGTATTGGGCGATGTCACCGTGGCCGTATTGCGTGTTGGGTGTCCAAATCGATGCCATTTAGCGTCACCTTCTACTGTGTATTTTTCGATCCCGAGGGGTCAAGGACTACCGCTCTGGGATCTTGGGACGCCATGTCTCTTCCCACGAAGGGCGCTTTGAATCACCCGGCT
Protein-coding sequences here:
- a CDS encoding DUF1918 domain-containing protein produces the protein MPANVGDEVVMQDRASLTSRSGKITEVLGADGAPPYLVRFTDGSEQLVSPGPDIEIASTFTESE
- a CDS encoding carbohydrate-binding protein, with the translated sequence MASIWTPNTQYGHGDIAQYDGHEYKVTQPHLSQTDWTPPAAPHLWEKLKSDQSGN
- a CDS encoding SGNH/GDSL hydrolase family protein; this translates as MLSRARTRTSLVAAAAALALTAGLAVTGAHASGSGAGSRPSGPAWTAAWAASPQRASTGFKANWSEDGFSGQTLRQVVRVTEGGDRARIRLSNAYGTSPLHIAGATIARTKKGAAVEEGSVRRLTFEGRRSVEIPAHGQLSSDEAGLELKPFESVTVTLHLARTTGPATFHAQSFATSYRADGEHVGDTGAGAFDESTESWYFLSGVDVAGGGVAAGKKARRGGGVVLFGDSTTDGFASSTDLNRRWSDALAERLAKAGAPRPVLNAGIGGNLVLNDSAWYGERGTARFGRDALDLPGVGTVVVLEGLNDIGFSESDTPTYKPAPKVSAEELIAGHRKLIRAAKAKGVRVVGATLLPLGGSDHYGERAAEVSDAFNSWVRNSGEYDAYVDFDRALADPADGERLAPRFDSGDHLHPNDAGYRAMAEAVDLEAL